The Thunnus thynnus chromosome 22, fThuThy2.1, whole genome shotgun sequence genome includes a window with the following:
- the LOC137175170 gene encoding mucin-21-like yields MGVGLILSTLLMLTGSTTNGGSTTTEGSTATTAGSTTTGSSTTTEGSTTTTVGSTTTGSSTTTERSTTTAGGSTTTGSSTTTEASTTTTGRSTTTEGSTTTTEGSTTTAGVSTTTGRSTTTEAPTTTAGGSTTTGSSTTTEGSTTTAGGSTTTASSTTTEASTTTTAGSTTTESTTTTEASTTTAAGSTTPGTPTTTEGSSTTTAGSTTTESSTTTEGLTTTTAGSTTTESSTTTEGSTTTAGGSTTTGRSTTTEASTTTAAGSTTTGRSTTTEASTTTAAGSTTTGSST; encoded by the exons GGTCTACCACTAACGGaggttcaactacaactgagggatcaacagctacaactgcagggtctaccacaactggaagttcaacaacaactgagggatcaacaactacaactgtagggtctaccacaactggaagttcaactacaactgaaagatcaacaacaacagctggtgggtctaccacaactggaagttcaactacaactgaggcatcaacaacaacaactggacggtcaactacaactgagggatcaacaactacaactgaAGGATCAACAACCACAGCTGGTgtgtctaccacaactggaaggtcaactacaactgaggcaccaacaacaacagctggtgggtcCAcgacaactggaagttcaactacaactgagggatcaacaactacagctggtgggtctaccacaactgcaagttcaactacaaccgaggcatcaacaacaacaactgcagggtctaccacaactgaaagtacaactacaactgaggcatcaacaacaacagctgctggGTCTACCACacctggaa CGCCAACTACGACTGAGGGATCATCAACTACAActgcagggtctaccacaactgaaagttcaactacaactgaaggattaacaacaacaactgcagggtctaccacaactgaaagttcaactacaactgaaggatcaacaacaacagctggtgggtctaccacaactggaaggtcaactacaactgaggcatcaacaacaacagctgctgggtctaccacaactggaaggtcaactacaactgaggcatcaacaacaacagctgctgggtctaccacaactggaagttcaact
- the LOC137174398 gene encoding claudin domain-containing protein 1-like: protein MVDNRYATALVIACVLSILATVYLSVAIGTQHWYQYSSPTVRGEANVSELRSLYEEFMDGEFDEKTYSDTLFRLNGTVGLWWRCVLVPANTHWYKEPDAKMLLECRSFTLPQQFTPKYKEPGNHNSGEDMLRTYLWRCQFLLPLVSLGLVVLAGLTGFCACLCRSLAPTLGIGVLHLLAGLCSLATVCCYLAGMDLLHRVSMLPDKVDGSLGWSLYLALISSPLHMMAAALLVWAARSHSQNYYRMTAYRVA, encoded by the exons ATGGTTGACAACCGCTACGCCACAGCTCTGGTCATCGCCTGTGTGCTGAGCATACTGGCCACCGTGTATCTGTCGGTGGCCATCGGGACGCAGCACTGGTACCAGTACAGCAGCCCCACCGTGCGCGGAGAGGCCAACGTGTCTGAGCTGCGCTCCCTGTATGAGGAGTTCATGGACGgagagtttgatgagaaaaCCTACAGTGACACCTTGTTCCGTCTCAACGGGACTGTGGGCCTCTGGTGGCGATGTGTACTCGTTCCTGCCAACACTCACTGGTACAAAGAGCCAG ATGCCAAGATGTTGCTGGAGTGTCGAAGCTTCACTCTACCTCAGCAGTTCACTCCTAAGTATAAAGAACCAGGAAACCACAACAGTGGAGAGGACATGCTGCGCACCT aCCTGTGGAGGTGCCAGTTCCTGCTGCCACTGGTGTCTCTGGGCCTGGTGGTGTTGGCAGGCCTGACTGGGTTCTGTGCCTGCCTCTGCCGAAGTCTTGCACCCACACTTGGCATAGGTGTCCTTCACCTGCTGGCTG GTCTCTGCTCCTTAGCCACAGTTTGCTGCTACCTGGCAGGAATGGACCTGCTCCACCGGGTGTCGATGCTGCCCGACAAGGTGGATGGCTCCCTGGGCTGGTCCCTCTATTTGGCCCTCATTTCCTCACCGCTCCACATGATGGCCGCCGCGCTGCTAGTGTGGGCGGCACGCAGCCACAGTCAGAACTACTACCGTATGACCGCCTACCGGGTGGCGTAG
- the LOC137174397 gene encoding N-acyl-aromatic-L-amino acid amidohydrolase (carboxylate-forming) B-like has product MEVEEVVCLPKLTRVAVCGGTHGNELSGVYLVRELLKAQQKREEEEPMTVMMVLSNPRAMLQCRRYIDTDLNRCFTHAILNGPESDMAPYEMIRSRELNAMLGPKGSPEAVDFVCDLHNTTANMGLCLIAYSDSDWICLHIFRYLQRQMPDTPVRYIHFDVSHKESYSLDSVGKHGFAIEIGPQAHGVVRSNVYTAMKLGVQHMLDWIRSFNSGATFEGGCVEVFTMVKHIDYPRDKETRHITAAIHPQLQDRDFCLLHPEDPLFQTFSGETLRYKGREPLYPFFINECAYYEKGIALSLARKRCVMIPAVRVQTEQEQQQANAQGFASEEEED; this is encoded by the exons ATGGAGGTAGAGGAGGTGGTGTGTCTGCCAAAGTTGACCCGGGTCGCTGTGTGCGGCGGTACCCATGGCAACGAGCTGTCCGGGGTGTACTTGGTGAGAGAGCTGCTGAAGGCGCAgcagaagagggaggaggaagagcctATGACAGTGATGATGGTGCTGTCGAACCCGCGGGCCATGCTGCAGTGCCGCAGATACATCGACACCGACCTGAACCGCTGCTTCACCCACGCCATCCTCAA CGGTCCTGAATCAGACATGGCCCCCTACGAGATGATCAGGTCCCGAGAACTGAACGCCATGCTGGGTCCCAAAGGGAGTCCTGAGGCAGTGGATTTTGTTTGCGACCTCCACAACACCACTGCCAACATGGGCCTGTGCCTCATTGCGTACTCTGACAGTGACTGGATCTGCCTGCACATATTCAGATACCTGCAG AGGCAGATGCCAGATACACCAGTTAGGTACATCCATTTTGACGTCTCCCATAAAGAATCATATTCCCTAGATTCAGTGGGGAAACATGGATTTG CCATTGAGATCGGCCCTCAGGCCCACGGTGTGGTCAGGTCAAACGTCTACACAGCCATGAAACTCGGCGTCCAACACATGCTCGATTGGATCCGTTCATTCAACTCAG GTGCTACTTTTGAAGGAGGATGCGTGGAGGTGTTCACCATGGTTAAACACATCGACTATCCGAGAGACAAAGAGACTCGACACATCACAGCAGCAATTCATCCTCAACTCCAG GACCGAGACTTCTGCCTGCTCCACCCTGAAGACCCTCTGTTTCAGACTTTCTCAGGTGAAACGCTGAGGTATAAAGGGCGCGAACCTCTTTATCCCTTCTTCATCAATGAATGTGCTTATTACGAGAAGGGCATCGCTCTCTCCCTGGCAAGAAAGAGGTGTGTGATGATCCCTGCGGTCCGGGTGCAGACAGAGCAGGAGCAACAACAAGCTAACGCACAGGGATTTgcatcagaagaagaagaggactgA
- the LOC137174710 gene encoding oxysterol-binding protein 1-like isoform X2: protein MAFCIYVQVTMLPQICLVILGAVMSEPKTPTPTPAGDTYKGWVFKWTNYIKGYQRRWFVLSNGLLSYYRTQAEMGHTCRGTINLATATITVDDACNFVISNGGAQTYHLKASCEVERQRWITALELAKAKAARMQAESDDSGDDFSPSSPPAAPGQGGGAQNSEVQSALRTLGSKVEDLSTCNDLISKHGSALQRSLSELDSLRLTGEAGDKIRQVTERATLFRITSNAMINACRDFLALAQAHSKRWQKALQAEREQRVRLEETLEQLAKQHNNLERAFRGAAQANTATDNKSTAGPGKGEASDEDDDNEFFDAMEEAPEFITVPADPQFHKRSSSNISGFNSEMCPDDQSLNEEPLAMNQESPSQELVPLKKRRTRIPDKPNYSLNLWSIMKNCIGKELSKIPMPVNFNEPISMLQRLSEDLEYHELLDKASKCQSSLEQMCYVAAFSVSSYSTTVHRTGKPFNPLLGETFELDRRRESGYRSLCEQVSHHPPAAAHHVISDRGWTLRQEITVASKFRGKYLSIMPLGTIHAIFEKGNNHYTWKKVTTTVHNIIVGKLWIDQSGEIDVVNHTTGDRCHLKFAPYSYFSRDVARKVTGVVMDKDGKAHYVLSGTWDEKMEFSRVMQSSRGGENGTEGKQKTVYQTLKAREVWRRNPLLEGTEAMYYFTALALTLNEPEDAVAPTDSRRRPDQRLMEDGRWEEANAEKQRLEEKQRIARREREREAASQRTSSQSEEGAPHDNYRALWFDRCEDKITGEQVHIYKGGYWETKERGNWEGCPDIF from the exons CTTCCTCAAATCTGTTTGGTGATTTTGGGGGCTGTGATGTCGGAGCCCAAGACGCCCACTCCAACCCCTGCTGGCGACACGTACAAAGGATGGGTGTTCAAATGGACAAATTACATCAAGGGTTATCAGCGGAGGTGGTTTGTCCTGAGCAATGGCTTGTTGTCATACTACAG GACCCAGGCAGAAATGGGACACACATGTCGGGGCACGATCAACCTGGCCACGGCGACCATCACCGTGGACGACGCCTGCAACTTCGTTATCTCTAACGGCGGGGCACAGACGTATCACCTGAAAGCCAGCTGTGAGGTGGAACGTCAGCGCTGGATCACTGCCCTGGAGCTGGCCAAAGCCAAAGCGGCCCGCATGCAGGCTGAGTCCG ATGACTCGGGGGACGACTTCTCACCATCGTCCCCTCCGGCGGCGCCTGGACAAGGCGGCGGGGCACAGAATTCAGAAGTACAGTCTGCTCTCAGAACTCTTGGCAGCAAGGTGGAGGATCTCAGCACGTGCAACGACCTCATCTCAAAGCACGGCTCTGCCCTCCAGAG gTCTTTGTCAGAACTGGACAGTTTGCGTCTAACCGGAGAGGCAGGTGATAAGATCCGTCAGGTGACCGAGAGGGCCACACTGTTCCGCATCACCTCCAATGCCATGATTAAT GCGTGCCGAGACTTCCTGGCACTGGCTCAGGCCCACAGCAAGCGATGGCAGAAGGCCCTGCAGGCAGAGCGAGAGCAGCGGGTGAGGCTGGAGGAGACTTTAGAGCAACTGGCCAAACAACACAATAACCTGGAGCGAGCGTTCAGAGGGGCTGCGCAGGCCAACACTGCCACAGATAATAAAA GCACTGCCGGGCCAGGAAAAGGCGAGGCCAGTGACGAGGACGATGACAATGAGTTCTTTGATGCCATGGAAGAGGCTCCCGAGTTCATCACCGTACCTGCAGACCCTCAGTTCCACAA GAGGTCGAGCAGTAATATCAGCGGTTTCAACAGTGAAATGTGTCCTGATGATCAGTCG cTTAACGAGGAGCCTCTAGCGATGAACCAGGAGTCCCCCTCTCAGGAGCTGGTGCCCTTGAAGAAGAGGCGGACACGTATCCCAGACAAACCCAACTACTCTCTCAACCTGTGGAGTATCATGAAGAACTGCATCGGCAAAGAGCTGTCCAAGATCCCAATGCCT GTGAACTTCAACGAGCCCATCTCCATGCTGCAGCGGTTGTCTGAGGACCTCGAGTACCACGAGCTGCTGGATAAGGCCTCCAAGTGCCAGAGCTCCCTGGAGCAGATGTGCTATGTGGCCGCCTTCTCCGTGTCCTCCTACTCAACCACCGTCCACCGCACGGGCAAGCCCTTCAACCCTTTGCTGGGCGAGACGTTCGAGCTGGACCGCCGGAGAGAGAGTGGCTACCGCTCCCTCTGCGAGCAG GTGAGCCACCACCCTCCTGCAGCAGCGCATCATGTGATCTCCGATCGTGGCTGGACCCTGAGGCAGGAAATCACTGTTGCCAGCAAGTTCAGGGGCAAATACCTCTCTATTATGCCTTTAG GCACAATTCACGCAATCTTTGAAAAGGGCAACAATCACTACACATGGAAGAAAGTTACCACCACAGTGCACAACATCATCGTAGGAAAACTATGGATCGATCAG TCAGGAGAGATAGATGTAGTTAACCACACCACCGGAGACCGCTGCCATTTGAAGTTCGCCCCGTACAGCTACTTCTCCAGAGACGTCGCCAGGAAG GTGACAGGTGTGGTGATGGACAAGGATGGTAAGGCCCACTACGTGCTCTCAGGCACTTGGGATGAGAAGATGGAGTTCTCCAGAGTGATGCAGAGCAGCCGAGGAGGAGAGAACGGCACTGAGGGCAAACAGAAGACCGTCTACCAAACCCTGAAAGCCAGAGAGGTCTGGAGGAGGAACCCTTTACT CGAGGGAACAGAGGCCATGTACTACTTCACTGCCTTGGCGCTGACCCTTAACGAGCCGGAGGACGCTGTAGCGCCTACTGACAGCCGACGCCGGCCCGACCAGCGCCTGATGGAGGACGGTCGCTGGGAAGAGGCCAACGCCGAGAAGCAGCGGCTGGAGGAGAAGCAGCGCATCGCCcggcgtgagagagagagggaggccgCCAGCCAACGCACCTCCAGCCAGTCAGAAGAAG GTGCACCTCATGACAACTACAGAGCACTTTGGTTCGATCGCTGCGAGGACAAGATCACAGGTGAGCAAGTGCATATCTATAAAGGAGGCTACTGGGAAACCAAGGAACGTGGCAACTGGGAGGGCTGCCCGGACATATTTTGA
- the LOC137174710 gene encoding oxysterol-binding protein 1-like isoform X1 — protein MAFCIYVQVTMLPQICLVILGAVMSEPKTPTPTPAGDTYKGWVFKWTNYIKGYQRRWFVLSNGLLSYYRTQAEMGHTCRGTINLATATITVDDACNFVISNGGAQTYHLKASCEVERQRWITALELAKAKAARMQAESDDSGDDFSPSSPPAAPGQGGGAQNSEVQSALRTLGSKVEDLSTCNDLISKHGSALQRSLSELDSLRLTGEAGDKIRQVTERATLFRITSNAMINACRDFLALAQAHSKRWQKALQAEREQRVRLEETLEQLAKQHNNLERAFRGAAQANTATDNKSTAGPGKGEASDEDDDNEFFDAMEEAPEFITVPADPQFHKRSSSNISGFNSEMCPDDQSLNEEPLAMNQESPSQELVPLKKRRTRIPDKPNYSLNLWSIMKNCIGKELSKIPMPVNFNEPISMLQRLSEDLEYHELLDKASKCQSSLEQMCYVAAFSVSSYSTTVHRTGKPFNPLLGETFELDRRRESGYRSLCEQVSHHPPAAAHHVISDRGWTLRQEITVASKFRGKYLSIMPLGTIHAIFEKGNNHYTWKKVTTTVHNIIVGKLWIDQSGEIDVVNHTTGDRCHLKFAPYSYFSRDVARKVTGVVMDKDGKAHYVLSGTWDEKMEFSRVMQSSRGGENGTEGKQKTVYQTLKAREVWRRNPLLEGTEAMYYFTALALTLNEPEDAVAPTDSRRRPDQRLMEDGRWEEANAEKQRLEEKQRIARREREREAASQRTSSQSEEAVDEDSLTDPSLKSAPHDNYRALWFDRCEDKITGEQVHIYKGGYWETKERGNWEGCPDIF, from the exons CTTCCTCAAATCTGTTTGGTGATTTTGGGGGCTGTGATGTCGGAGCCCAAGACGCCCACTCCAACCCCTGCTGGCGACACGTACAAAGGATGGGTGTTCAAATGGACAAATTACATCAAGGGTTATCAGCGGAGGTGGTTTGTCCTGAGCAATGGCTTGTTGTCATACTACAG GACCCAGGCAGAAATGGGACACACATGTCGGGGCACGATCAACCTGGCCACGGCGACCATCACCGTGGACGACGCCTGCAACTTCGTTATCTCTAACGGCGGGGCACAGACGTATCACCTGAAAGCCAGCTGTGAGGTGGAACGTCAGCGCTGGATCACTGCCCTGGAGCTGGCCAAAGCCAAAGCGGCCCGCATGCAGGCTGAGTCCG ATGACTCGGGGGACGACTTCTCACCATCGTCCCCTCCGGCGGCGCCTGGACAAGGCGGCGGGGCACAGAATTCAGAAGTACAGTCTGCTCTCAGAACTCTTGGCAGCAAGGTGGAGGATCTCAGCACGTGCAACGACCTCATCTCAAAGCACGGCTCTGCCCTCCAGAG gTCTTTGTCAGAACTGGACAGTTTGCGTCTAACCGGAGAGGCAGGTGATAAGATCCGTCAGGTGACCGAGAGGGCCACACTGTTCCGCATCACCTCCAATGCCATGATTAAT GCGTGCCGAGACTTCCTGGCACTGGCTCAGGCCCACAGCAAGCGATGGCAGAAGGCCCTGCAGGCAGAGCGAGAGCAGCGGGTGAGGCTGGAGGAGACTTTAGAGCAACTGGCCAAACAACACAATAACCTGGAGCGAGCGTTCAGAGGGGCTGCGCAGGCCAACACTGCCACAGATAATAAAA GCACTGCCGGGCCAGGAAAAGGCGAGGCCAGTGACGAGGACGATGACAATGAGTTCTTTGATGCCATGGAAGAGGCTCCCGAGTTCATCACCGTACCTGCAGACCCTCAGTTCCACAA GAGGTCGAGCAGTAATATCAGCGGTTTCAACAGTGAAATGTGTCCTGATGATCAGTCG cTTAACGAGGAGCCTCTAGCGATGAACCAGGAGTCCCCCTCTCAGGAGCTGGTGCCCTTGAAGAAGAGGCGGACACGTATCCCAGACAAACCCAACTACTCTCTCAACCTGTGGAGTATCATGAAGAACTGCATCGGCAAAGAGCTGTCCAAGATCCCAATGCCT GTGAACTTCAACGAGCCCATCTCCATGCTGCAGCGGTTGTCTGAGGACCTCGAGTACCACGAGCTGCTGGATAAGGCCTCCAAGTGCCAGAGCTCCCTGGAGCAGATGTGCTATGTGGCCGCCTTCTCCGTGTCCTCCTACTCAACCACCGTCCACCGCACGGGCAAGCCCTTCAACCCTTTGCTGGGCGAGACGTTCGAGCTGGACCGCCGGAGAGAGAGTGGCTACCGCTCCCTCTGCGAGCAG GTGAGCCACCACCCTCCTGCAGCAGCGCATCATGTGATCTCCGATCGTGGCTGGACCCTGAGGCAGGAAATCACTGTTGCCAGCAAGTTCAGGGGCAAATACCTCTCTATTATGCCTTTAG GCACAATTCACGCAATCTTTGAAAAGGGCAACAATCACTACACATGGAAGAAAGTTACCACCACAGTGCACAACATCATCGTAGGAAAACTATGGATCGATCAG TCAGGAGAGATAGATGTAGTTAACCACACCACCGGAGACCGCTGCCATTTGAAGTTCGCCCCGTACAGCTACTTCTCCAGAGACGTCGCCAGGAAG GTGACAGGTGTGGTGATGGACAAGGATGGTAAGGCCCACTACGTGCTCTCAGGCACTTGGGATGAGAAGATGGAGTTCTCCAGAGTGATGCAGAGCAGCCGAGGAGGAGAGAACGGCACTGAGGGCAAACAGAAGACCGTCTACCAAACCCTGAAAGCCAGAGAGGTCTGGAGGAGGAACCCTTTACT CGAGGGAACAGAGGCCATGTACTACTTCACTGCCTTGGCGCTGACCCTTAACGAGCCGGAGGACGCTGTAGCGCCTACTGACAGCCGACGCCGGCCCGACCAGCGCCTGATGGAGGACGGTCGCTGGGAAGAGGCCAACGCCGAGAAGCAGCGGCTGGAGGAGAAGCAGCGCATCGCCcggcgtgagagagagagggaggccgCCAGCCAACGCACCTCCAGCCAGTCAGAAGAAG CTGTCGATGAGGATTCTCTTACTGATCCGTCCCTAAAAA GTGCACCTCATGACAACTACAGAGCACTTTGGTTCGATCGCTGCGAGGACAAGATCACAGGTGAGCAAGTGCATATCTATAAAGGAGGCTACTGGGAAACCAAGGAACGTGGCAACTGGGAGGGCTGCCCGGACATATTTTGA
- the LOC137174710 gene encoding oxysterol-binding protein 1-like isoform X3: protein MSEPKTPTPTPAGDTYKGWVFKWTNYIKGYQRRWFVLSNGLLSYYRTQAEMGHTCRGTINLATATITVDDACNFVISNGGAQTYHLKASCEVERQRWITALELAKAKAARMQAESDDSGDDFSPSSPPAAPGQGGGAQNSEVQSALRTLGSKVEDLSTCNDLISKHGSALQRSLSELDSLRLTGEAGDKIRQVTERATLFRITSNAMINACRDFLALAQAHSKRWQKALQAEREQRVRLEETLEQLAKQHNNLERAFRGAAQANTATDNKSTAGPGKGEASDEDDDNEFFDAMEEAPEFITVPADPQFHKRSSSNISGFNSEMCPDDQSLNEEPLAMNQESPSQELVPLKKRRTRIPDKPNYSLNLWSIMKNCIGKELSKIPMPVNFNEPISMLQRLSEDLEYHELLDKASKCQSSLEQMCYVAAFSVSSYSTTVHRTGKPFNPLLGETFELDRRRESGYRSLCEQVSHHPPAAAHHVISDRGWTLRQEITVASKFRGKYLSIMPLGTIHAIFEKGNNHYTWKKVTTTVHNIIVGKLWIDQSGEIDVVNHTTGDRCHLKFAPYSYFSRDVARKVTGVVMDKDGKAHYVLSGTWDEKMEFSRVMQSSRGGENGTEGKQKTVYQTLKAREVWRRNPLLEGTEAMYYFTALALTLNEPEDAVAPTDSRRRPDQRLMEDGRWEEANAEKQRLEEKQRIARREREREAASQRTSSQSEEAVDEDSLTDPSLKSAPHDNYRALWFDRCEDKITGEQVHIYKGGYWETKERGNWEGCPDIF, encoded by the exons ATGTCGGAGCCCAAGACGCCCACTCCAACCCCTGCTGGCGACACGTACAAAGGATGGGTGTTCAAATGGACAAATTACATCAAGGGTTATCAGCGGAGGTGGTTTGTCCTGAGCAATGGCTTGTTGTCATACTACAG GACCCAGGCAGAAATGGGACACACATGTCGGGGCACGATCAACCTGGCCACGGCGACCATCACCGTGGACGACGCCTGCAACTTCGTTATCTCTAACGGCGGGGCACAGACGTATCACCTGAAAGCCAGCTGTGAGGTGGAACGTCAGCGCTGGATCACTGCCCTGGAGCTGGCCAAAGCCAAAGCGGCCCGCATGCAGGCTGAGTCCG ATGACTCGGGGGACGACTTCTCACCATCGTCCCCTCCGGCGGCGCCTGGACAAGGCGGCGGGGCACAGAATTCAGAAGTACAGTCTGCTCTCAGAACTCTTGGCAGCAAGGTGGAGGATCTCAGCACGTGCAACGACCTCATCTCAAAGCACGGCTCTGCCCTCCAGAG gTCTTTGTCAGAACTGGACAGTTTGCGTCTAACCGGAGAGGCAGGTGATAAGATCCGTCAGGTGACCGAGAGGGCCACACTGTTCCGCATCACCTCCAATGCCATGATTAAT GCGTGCCGAGACTTCCTGGCACTGGCTCAGGCCCACAGCAAGCGATGGCAGAAGGCCCTGCAGGCAGAGCGAGAGCAGCGGGTGAGGCTGGAGGAGACTTTAGAGCAACTGGCCAAACAACACAATAACCTGGAGCGAGCGTTCAGAGGGGCTGCGCAGGCCAACACTGCCACAGATAATAAAA GCACTGCCGGGCCAGGAAAAGGCGAGGCCAGTGACGAGGACGATGACAATGAGTTCTTTGATGCCATGGAAGAGGCTCCCGAGTTCATCACCGTACCTGCAGACCCTCAGTTCCACAA GAGGTCGAGCAGTAATATCAGCGGTTTCAACAGTGAAATGTGTCCTGATGATCAGTCG cTTAACGAGGAGCCTCTAGCGATGAACCAGGAGTCCCCCTCTCAGGAGCTGGTGCCCTTGAAGAAGAGGCGGACACGTATCCCAGACAAACCCAACTACTCTCTCAACCTGTGGAGTATCATGAAGAACTGCATCGGCAAAGAGCTGTCCAAGATCCCAATGCCT GTGAACTTCAACGAGCCCATCTCCATGCTGCAGCGGTTGTCTGAGGACCTCGAGTACCACGAGCTGCTGGATAAGGCCTCCAAGTGCCAGAGCTCCCTGGAGCAGATGTGCTATGTGGCCGCCTTCTCCGTGTCCTCCTACTCAACCACCGTCCACCGCACGGGCAAGCCCTTCAACCCTTTGCTGGGCGAGACGTTCGAGCTGGACCGCCGGAGAGAGAGTGGCTACCGCTCCCTCTGCGAGCAG GTGAGCCACCACCCTCCTGCAGCAGCGCATCATGTGATCTCCGATCGTGGCTGGACCCTGAGGCAGGAAATCACTGTTGCCAGCAAGTTCAGGGGCAAATACCTCTCTATTATGCCTTTAG GCACAATTCACGCAATCTTTGAAAAGGGCAACAATCACTACACATGGAAGAAAGTTACCACCACAGTGCACAACATCATCGTAGGAAAACTATGGATCGATCAG TCAGGAGAGATAGATGTAGTTAACCACACCACCGGAGACCGCTGCCATTTGAAGTTCGCCCCGTACAGCTACTTCTCCAGAGACGTCGCCAGGAAG GTGACAGGTGTGGTGATGGACAAGGATGGTAAGGCCCACTACGTGCTCTCAGGCACTTGGGATGAGAAGATGGAGTTCTCCAGAGTGATGCAGAGCAGCCGAGGAGGAGAGAACGGCACTGAGGGCAAACAGAAGACCGTCTACCAAACCCTGAAAGCCAGAGAGGTCTGGAGGAGGAACCCTTTACT CGAGGGAACAGAGGCCATGTACTACTTCACTGCCTTGGCGCTGACCCTTAACGAGCCGGAGGACGCTGTAGCGCCTACTGACAGCCGACGCCGGCCCGACCAGCGCCTGATGGAGGACGGTCGCTGGGAAGAGGCCAACGCCGAGAAGCAGCGGCTGGAGGAGAAGCAGCGCATCGCCcggcgtgagagagagagggaggccgCCAGCCAACGCACCTCCAGCCAGTCAGAAGAAG CTGTCGATGAGGATTCTCTTACTGATCCGTCCCTAAAAA GTGCACCTCATGACAACTACAGAGCACTTTGGTTCGATCGCTGCGAGGACAAGATCACAGGTGAGCAAGTGCATATCTATAAAGGAGGCTACTGGGAAACCAAGGAACGTGGCAACTGGGAGGGCTGCCCGGACATATTTTGA